The window GCAGAAATTTGTACTTTGCTCCAAGAGGGGGGTTGGCAATAATATTTTGTAGAACTGGAAGCGCCTTTCGTTGGTGCCAATTTTAGAGTATAAGAACTTAAAAAGACTAAAACCGTTTTGAGTTCCACGTGAACTACTGGTGGTTATTCTGATCCTCTTCGGTCTCATTAGGGGTACCAAAACCGCTTTCTGCAGTTTCCTGGGCATCATCAGACAGGGCGCGAACCACAATTTCTGAATTTCCTGATACATCACTGATAGCATTAGGACCAGCAGAACCATCTCCCAGCTGCAGCAGCCTCAACATGATATTGCGCATGGAATTCGGTCTCCTGACCTCAAACTTATGTTCTGGGGTGTGCTGTTGATTAAAGCGACCAGGAAGCTTCGAGCAGGTATTATAACAATCTCCACATAGGTCATATCCTATTAATTCCGTGCAGTCTTTGCATCTGTATCTGTCCCCAATTATTGGGTACACCTGAAAGGATAAGTTCAAGCATCAACATAATCCATATTTTGTCAGtcacagagctccaaattgcCATAATATTCGAGGCCAATGCACTATGCATTTAGCATCAAAGACATGTCGGGTGATTCTCAGAACAGCCCTATAACTACTGCATCGTGCTTCTGTCATCAAAATAAAGCTCTATCGAAATTGAGAGGCAACTGTTATTTGGCatagttttgcatattttgtcAAATTCGTAGAGGCAATTCCAACTACTTTTGTGTattaaacaagaaaactaacaactaatgtGTATCAAAGGCAAGAACTATTAGTTTCTTTAGGTGAGGAAGAAAGAAGATTACTTCTGCCAAAAGAGAAAtatattttaagaaaatgtaTCTTTACAATAATGGAGTCCCTAGGTTGCTAACATAGGCCAGGACTGACAATTGTACAATTATAAATGGCCAGATAGGTACATACCCCACAGGAATCACAACCTGCTCCAATGTGGACTTTATGGTCACCCCACCATGAGAATGCATTCTCCCCCGATGAAGTTAACAAGTCAGAATTCTCTTTAGCAGGTTCTGATGAACCTGAAATGCATGCTGATATTATCAAAATTTGCAGACAACATACCAAAATACTCAGTGCAGCACAAAGACCTTAGAAATTTCAAGCTTTGTGGGTAAATCATCAAAATACTCGGTGCAGCACAAATACATCAGGCAATGAATGCCACTGATAATTACTGAAGAAGTATAAAAAGCACAGACAGAAACAGCAACATAGAAAGAAAATGGAATGCTAAACAGAaagttttggtgaattttgccCCAAATAAAACAGATCAGAAGCTTTTTGGCCATTCAGCACCACTTTTTCAACTTCAGGATTGTAAAACTAGTTACATTGGAAAAAACAATAACTGACAAATCCGCATCTTCAGAAATAGATCACCAGGCACTATCTAATCATAGCCAGTTAGTAAACGAGAAACAACCCTTCTCCTTTACTTTCTCTTTAATCCTCACCTCTCATTTCCACTGACAGCAAATCAAACAAGCCAGGAGCACTTTAACAGCTTAGAGCTTATGGAGTTTTTTGGATAGGGAGATTAGACGAAGTACATAGAGCAAAATGATCGGGATAAAACTACTCAACAGTGTGTTTATGATCAGGAcataaaacaaggaaaaaaaaatttatcaggAGCATACATGTGCTTAGATTTTCTCGCTGAGAACAGGACTGCTTAAGCTGAATAATACTTCTTCTTAGTGCATAGTCCGCCGGAAATTGTTCCTTGAGAAAATTATCAAATTCCAAGCAGACTTTTGGAGTTTGTCCTGGATGTCTGCTTTCACACTTTTGGCACTTGACTGTCTCATTGGTTTGGGTAACAATGCAACTTTCACAATAAGCTGACAAAATTCAGAGGAGACAGAAACAACAAACTGAGGTAAGTAGCTAATGGAGCAGGAGTTGAGACACATGTTACAAATGGGAAGACTTAAATGGGCACAGATTCTATTCCATCCTACCATCACTGCACCTATACGAGGAAATAATGATGATACATACCATGGCCACAATTAAGAACAACAGGATGATAGAGGAGTTGATTGCACAAAGTGCACAGTGCGTCATCAACTGAAATTGGTTGGCGGGTTCCATTGGCAATCCCTTGGTGCAGTTTGTCACCGCGGTCAACAATGGAACTAGTTGCTTCAATATCTCCCACAGCCATTTTTAGATTTTCTTGATCAATTAATCCTGATTCTGGTTGCTCCATATTAAACATAACTTTGCTGTTGCCGCTACAACTTGGATCTTTGGACAAgtccaatgaagaaatttcAGATCTTTGAGAACTATCtgtgtgatttaattcttgttcaGTTTGTGGCACGCGTACAGGACCATTAAACTGTGGTGAGAAGCAGTCCTGTTCCTTTTCATATTCTGGAATATGCAAAATCATTAATTTTGTTAAACCACATTACttcaataataataacaaccCCAATTAAAGCCAGCCACAACAAACTTGACCTCGGATTTGAATCTCCCTTCTCTGATATGCAACAGGATACATCTTGAAGAGTAAGAAGTGCAGCATTTGGCAAATAGTGGGAAAATGATGATAAGGATGTCTGCAGCGAGGACAATGAGACTCGCGTAGACCACTCATGGACTTCTGAACACACCAGAAACAGGAAATGTGGCCACACACTGCAAATAGAGAAAAGAGCCATAAGACAGGACAAAGGATAACAGCAATTGCACCATGAGAGCAACATCTCACCCAGAACAACAGGCTTGTAGAGAAGCTGCCTGCACAAAGAATTAATGCCAAATCATAAGAAAGGCGGTggcaacccaaaaaaaaaatgtaagaaagGTCTGTCAAACAATATAGTCTAGCGTGCACTATAAAATACACATTTTACAATGCGATCTTCTACTGGAACTTCGCCAGTAGCAGTCACTAGCATTATATTCCAAGTACCATATTTCTCTCTCGATGATAATCAGAAGACAAATTGACATTTGAGAGGCTTAAATTGTAAGTTTCCGTTTGAGAAATGCAGAACCAGATGACAGAAAATTAGCAAGACTTAATACGGGCTCACTGTTCTAAATGCAACCATGATGAATTTCTGAAACAACTAATTCATACCAACCACAAGAAAAATAGaagcctttttcctttttttttttttagaaaaattggtCTTTTGACAATAATCCAGTCCAAATACATCGTCCATTATTATGCTGTACAATAATTCGTGcttataatatttaatttgaaTGTTTCAGTTTCATTACCAAACTAACCTACCAAAAGAgggggagaaaaagaaaaggaaaaacaaagacACAGCAAGGATGAAATTTGGCCGACATTTCCCTCTCTTTGTAAACATCAGATAATAGCATATAAATCCTGAGATAACCAATTCCTCCGCAAATTCGAGTAATTAATAATCCTCGCCAAGAAAAAAAGATTTCCAGTAATAATTCTTTTCATAGAAAACAGTCCAGCTCATAATTGCACGAAACAAAATGCAGGCAACAGATAAATATCAGAATGTTGAGTCAGAGAAGAATTACAAGCAAACGCAGCAGATAAAAGATTCGGAAATCTTCTCAGATGAATCATCGTGATAGTCTAATCCGTCCTCTAGTAACTTCTTAACCTTGTCTGAaatttccatttcttcaccagaAAATCGGAGACCTATTTTCGATGTCCGGGAGGGATGGAGCGAGAGAGAGACATAGAGCGGACGCCCAAAGGAGAAAGGCAGACAGCCGTGAATGGTGGCTTTCTGCAATGGCGTGGCGGTGCTGGTTAGGAGGCCCAATTTCTACAGTCACTGGCCCAATGACCTTGCGTTGGTGGAGCATTTGCAGTCCATATCCTTTCTTTCTGACATTTTTTTACAGAAGTAAGAATTTACGTAAATAAACCTAATCTCTACGGTAACTTCAAAAGCCGGTAACTTTTGAAGTCCTGTGAGGGACTTATCTACCCAAACCCTTCCCCCCAATACCGATGTGGAATAGAAAACCCCACAGGTGCCCTGCTGCTAAGAGATAAAGACCCCCCAAGCCCCTGAGAATGAGTTTTCTTTCTGACATTTTCTTTCAGAAGTAAGAATTTACGTAAATAAACATAATCCCCATAGTAATTTCAAAAGCCGACAACTTTTGAAGTCATGTGAGGGACTTATCTGCCCAAACCCTTCCCCCCAATATCGATGTGAGATAGAAAACCCCACAGGATTTGCAGTCCATATCCAAACTCGAATATTTTGACATTCCCTGACTCGGCAATTGAAGTCTCGCCATTCGGAGAAGCGAAAATGAACTTTTGAATcgcaccaaaaaagaaaaagaactttGAAAGCGATATCTCTTTTATAAACTTCAAACGTCTAATGAGCTTGATATTTTAGAAAAGCCCAAAAAATGGAACACTTAAATAAATTTGTTATTTTATGAAAAAAGGTAAATAGATAATAGCACAATAACTCCATTAGTAGCTTTTGCCCTAAAACTTATTGACCTTATCCCTAAGATGGAATtcgagaatatatatatatatatatatatatatatatatatatatatatatatatatagcacaTACGTTCTAGACGCATAAATGTGCAGCTATTCTAAATTTCTAATATATcttaaaacttaaaacaattaTCCTGTGCAGAATCGATTTGGtaattaatacaaatattttGCTTACACGCCTTTATCAGTTTGAAAATTCGATGAATATGGTAGGTGTTTATTTTCAGGGATAATAATGGGTAGAATAAAATTCGATGACAGTAAATATTCGATCTGATGGTTTAATCTGATTAGATGAGTAATCCGTTAGAATTTGATATTGATATGCTTTTGACCTTGCAGGCAAAAACAGTAAGTTCTACGAGGCTTTCAACAAAGGGAATGTACAACTATGCCTGGCAATTGGGCTGGTAGGGTGGGTTTTGGGCGAGTTAATGTTgggttttcatttaaatggGGGTTATATCCAATCCGCCCAACTTTAGATTGGATTAATCTTGAGTTGGATCATATTGGGTTGTTTTAAACCCATGACCCAAATATGACccaatatattaaataatagattttgatacataaactctctcaaatatattttcatatacaaaaaaaaaaattcacacacataaatatattttcacacACTAAAACACTTACAGATGCAATCACACACTCACTTTTTAAGTTCTTTTGAAATACATTATTTTTACACATACAAACACACTAAAATACACACTAATATGCTTTCATaaatacacacacatactaacTGTTTAAACTACTTGCATCCAATCACATTTTAAAGAAAGTtataaactgaaattttgacccataaatgaatcttgtaaataaactatagtctctcatatttgtaaaataatttgttcaacgaaattacttatttaacactaaattattattttataatgtgtataaaaataaaaaatatatatatatatatgtgtgagGCAGGTCGGGTAACGCGGGTTTTTAATTATATGATCCCAGTTGAGGAATTGTAATTACTAACCACAAAAATCAATGTTTGACTAATGAAATCCTGCTAATTAATATAATCAAAACTCCTATTCATCCACTGCTGCGCGGAGCAGAAGCAGCAGAAAACGATATGACAATCGGGCATATAGGCCAAacggaggaaaaaaaaaaaaacgctttCTCGAGAATATGAGGTATAAAGCTGAGATAATAACCAGCTCATTAACAAGAAAATCTATTAAGAGAGCTCAATGAGTTACTATTTTGGTACCATGCTACTTGGTACAAGTTTATGAGCGCCGTCATTTTTCAGATGATACATAACATACATGTACGACGAAAAAGGACATCATAAAATTGATTTATTTCTGTACACAGCCCGAAGCAAAGATCTAATCGTAGAGGTATGGTCGACGATAGTCCTGCAAGTATCACAATCTCAATGAGAAAACAGCATCAAGTCTATTCTTAAGGGATCATAGATTGTGGAAGCGGAGGCCTTGAAGTGCAGAAATTTGTACTTTGCTCCAAGAGGGGGGTTGGCAATAATATTTTGTAGAACTGGAAGCGCCTTTCGTTGGTGCCAATTTTAGAGTATAAGAACTTAAAAGGACTAAAACCGTTTTGAGTTCCACTTGAACTACTGGTGGTTATTCTGATCCTCTTCGGTCTCATTAGGGGTAGAAAAACCGCTTTCTGCAGTTTCCTGGGCATCATCAGACAGGGCGAGAACCACACTTTCTGAATTTCCTGATACATCACTGATAGCATTAGGACCAGCAGAACCATCTCCCAGCTGACCCCTCAGCAGCCTCAACATGATATTGCGCATGGAATTCGGTCTCATGACCTCAAACTTGTGTTCTGGGGTGTGCTGTTGATTAAAGCGACCAGGAAGCTTCGAGCAGGTACCATAACAATCTCCACATAGGTCATATCCTATTAATTCCGTGCAGTCTTTGCATCTGTATCTGTCCCCAATTATTGGATAGATCTGAAAGGATAAGTTCAAGCATCAACATAATCCATATTTTGTCAGtcacagagctccaaattgcCATAATATTCGAGGCCAATGCACTATGCATTTAGCATCAAAGACATGTCGGGTGATCCTCAGAACAGCCCTATAACTACTGCATCGTGCTTCTCTCATCAAAATAAAGCTCTATCGAAATTGACAGGCAACTGCTATTTGGCatagttttgcatattttgttAAATTCGTAGAGGCACTTCCAACTACTTTTGTGTattaaacaagaaaattaaCAACTAATGTGTATCAAAGGCAAGAACTATTAGTTTCTTTAGGTGAGGAAGAAAGAAGATTACTTCTGCAAAAAGAGAAAtatattttaagaaaatgtaTCTTTACAATAATGGAGTCCCTAGGTTGCTAACATAGGCCAGGACTGACAACTGTACAATTATAAATGGCCTGATAGGTACATACCCCACAGGAATCACAACCTGCTCCAATGTGGACTTTATGGTCACCCCACCATGAGAATGCATTCTCCCCCGATGAAGTTAACAAGTCAGAATTCTCTTTAGCAGGTTCTGATGAACCTGAAATGCATGCTGATATTATCAAAATTTGCAGACAACATACCAAAATACTCAGTGCAGCACAAAGACCTTAGAAATTTCAAGCTTTGTGGGTAAATTATCAAAATACTCGGTGCAGCACAAATACATCAGGCAATGAATGCCACTGATAATTACTGAAGAAGTATAAAAAGCACAGACAGAAACAGCAACATAGAAAGAAAATGGAATGCTAAACAGAaagttttggtgaattttgccCCAAATAAAACAGATCAGAAGCTTTTTGGCCATTCAGCACCACTTTTTCAACTTCAGGATTGTAAAACTAGTTACATTGGAAAAAACAATAACTGACAAATCCGCATCTTCAGAAATAGATCACCAGGCACTATCTAATCATAGCCAGTTAGTAAACGAGAAACAACCCTTCTCCTTTACTTTCTCTTTAATCCTCACCTCTCATTTCCACTGACAGCAAATCAAACAAGCCAGGAGCACTTTAACAGCTTAGAGCTTATGGAGTTTTTTGGATAGGGAGATTAGACGAAGTACATAGAGCCAAATGATTGGGATAAAACTACTCAACAGTGTGTTTATGATCAGGAcataaaacaaggaaaaaaaaaatttatcaggA is drawn from Coffea arabica cultivar ET-39 chromosome 1c, Coffea Arabica ET-39 HiFi, whole genome shotgun sequence and contains these coding sequences:
- the LOC113713987 gene encoding E3 ubiquitin-protein ligase PRT1 isoform X2 — its product is MIHLRRFPNLLSAAFALCGHISCFWCVQKSMSGLRESHCPRCRHPYHHFPTICQMLHFLLFKMYPVAYQRREIQIREYEKEQDCFSPQFNGPVRVPQTEQELNHTDSSQRSEISSLDLSKDPSCSGNSKVMFNMEQPESGLIDQENLKMAVGDIEATSSIVDRGDKLHQGIANGTRQPISVDDALCTLCNQLLYHPVVLNCGHAYCESCIVTQTNETVKCQKCESRHPGQTPKVCLEFDNFLKEQFPADYALRRSIIQLKQSCSQRENLSTCSSEPAKENSDLLTSSGENAFSWWGDHKVHIGAGCDSCGVYPIIGDRYRCKDCTELIGYDLCGDCYNTCSKLPGRFNQQHTPEHKFEVRRPNSMRNIMLRLLQLGDGSAGPNAISDVSGNSEIVVRALSDDAQETAESGFGTPNETEEDQNNHQ
- the LOC113713987 gene encoding E3 ubiquitin-protein ligase PRT1 isoform X1 produces the protein MEISDKVKKLLEDGLDYHDDSSEKISESFICCVCLQLLYKPVVLVCGHISCFWCVQKSMSGLRESHCPRCRHPYHHFPTICQMLHFLLFKMYPVAYQRREIQIREYEKEQDCFSPQFNGPVRVPQTEQELNHTDSSQRSEISSLDLSKDPSCSGNSKVMFNMEQPESGLIDQENLKMAVGDIEATSSIVDRGDKLHQGIANGTRQPISVDDALCTLCNQLLYHPVVLNCGHAYCESCIVTQTNETVKCQKCESRHPGQTPKVCLEFDNFLKEQFPADYALRRSIIQLKQSCSQRENLSTCSSEPAKENSDLLTSSGENAFSWWGDHKVHIGAGCDSCGVYPIIGDRYRCKDCTELIGYDLCGDCYNTCSKLPGRFNQQHTPEHKFEVRRPNSMRNIMLRLLQLGDGSAGPNAISDVSGNSEIVVRALSDDAQETAESGFGTPNETEEDQNNHQ